From Planococcus halocryophilus, the proteins below share one genomic window:
- a CDS encoding iron-containing alcohol dehydrogenase, with amino-acid sequence MSNKITFVPISYTGWDSLDHLVSEVERLNASNILIVTDPFLEELGMTNKIIEPLQAQGWKTTVYTEVVPEPPLEVGEKLVAFTREHKFDLVIGLGGGSALDLAKLAGVLATHEGKVADYLNLTGSRTLTHKGIPKILIPTTSGTGSEVTNISVLSLESSKDVVTHDYLLPDVAIVDPALTTSLPPKVTAATGIDALTHAIEAYVSKNANPVTDALALQAIRLISGSIRTAVADGENKEARMDMSYGSYLAGLSFFNAGVAGVHALAYPLGGQFHISHGESNAVLLPYVMGYIRQSCEKRMKDILEAMGFSSNQLSQEEASLKCIDELKKLVADVGIPLSLKEFGIQEDALDSLADDGIKQKRILARSPMPLEREDIFAIYQAAFKGEVVEK; translated from the coding sequence GTGTCAAACAAAATTACGTTTGTGCCGATCAGTTATACAGGTTGGGATTCATTAGATCATTTGGTAAGTGAGGTAGAACGCTTAAATGCCAGCAACATTTTAATAGTGACAGATCCATTCTTAGAAGAATTGGGGATGACCAATAAAATTATTGAACCGCTTCAAGCACAAGGGTGGAAAACAACTGTTTATACAGAAGTGGTTCCGGAACCTCCTTTAGAAGTTGGTGAGAAATTAGTAGCCTTCACGAGAGAACATAAATTTGATTTGGTGATTGGGTTAGGCGGAGGAAGTGCGCTCGATTTAGCTAAATTGGCCGGAGTTCTCGCAACACATGAAGGGAAAGTTGCTGACTACTTGAACTTAACGGGGAGTCGTACGTTAACTCATAAAGGCATACCAAAAATATTGATCCCCACAACATCTGGAACAGGATCAGAAGTGACCAATATATCGGTGCTGTCGTTGGAATCCTCGAAAGATGTGGTAACTCACGACTATCTATTACCTGACGTGGCAATAGTGGATCCGGCATTAACAACATCGTTGCCACCAAAAGTAACGGCTGCTACGGGGATCGATGCGTTAACACATGCAATTGAAGCCTATGTGTCTAAAAATGCGAACCCAGTGACTGATGCACTTGCCTTGCAAGCAATCCGTTTAATTAGCGGCTCTATCCGAACGGCTGTAGCAGATGGAGAAAATAAAGAAGCGCGTATGGATATGAGCTATGGAAGCTATTTGGCCGGTTTATCGTTTTTCAATGCGGGCGTAGCGGGTGTTCATGCGTTAGCCTATCCTTTAGGCGGGCAATTCCACATTTCACATGGTGAATCGAATGCTGTCTTATTGCCGTACGTCATGGGCTATATTCGCCAAAGCTGCGAAAAAAGAATGAAAGATATTTTAGAAGCGATGGGCTTTAGTTCGAATCAGTTGTCTCAAGAAGAAGCTTCTTTAAAATGCATTGACGAGCTGAAAAAATTAGTGGCTGATGTAGGAATTCCATTGTCATTAAAAGAATTCGGCATTCAAGAAGACGCTTTGGATAGTCTTGCGGATGACGGCATTAAGCAAAAGAGAATTTTAGCAAGAAGTCCAATGCCATTAGAAAGAGAAGACATTTTCGCGATTTACCAAGCAGCTTTTAAAGGTGAAGTTGTAGAGAAGTAA